CCACCTTGGCTTCCGTCGTGGTGGGCGATCTCTACAGATGCTACCTCAAACGAACAAACAAATTCTGTAACCGGCAAGTCGGAAAGCCATCTTGTCATCTTGGCAGTAACAAAATTTCAATGCAAGAAATGCTCCATTaacaaaacaccaccagAGAGTCATCTGCCTCCTCACAGCCCTGCTATTGAACTCCCGCACGACCGCTTTGCTAGTGCCCACCGTCCACCGGGCTCGTTGCAGATCGCCGTCATTCGGTCCACCGTCCTCATCCGAGTTTCCCACAATAGCTACGGGAGTAGTTGAGGGCCTGTACCGTTGTATTTCGACCCCTGACTCGAGCTCCATAATGATGACATACATGGATGGACACACACACGGAGATAATCAATATCGAGGCATCCAAACACACACATCCAGTATGTATTTACACGCAGTTGCAAGGGGTAGAACCCACACTCTTCTTATTACAAGCCCCTTTAAATTATAGAGTGCGGAGGTTACTACACAAATAGCGCCCACCGCTACCTTACCTATATATTTAGGTATTAATTCAATAGTTAGGGGATGCTTGATATTTTGGGAACGCTGCTGGTTATCTCTCCCTCCACCCTCTAATTGTAATTGTAATATGACCCAAAATACGCCCTGCCCCCCCGGATATTGGCCGAATCAGAGTCCAGGAAAGAATTGGCCATAGATTCCGGACGTGATGTAGTGCTGCCGATTGTACGATAATTGAATGACTAGATATTCATATGAGCCTCGTTTATGAAGCCAGCATCTAGATTGACTCTAAAACAAGCTATATGCCACGCGGTTCTACGTTCGCTCAGAACGGCAAGTAAATATAAACCTGCGTATATTCCCATTCACACGACCGGCCTACATTCCCGTTCATCACACCGGCTTATTTATCATCTTCACGAGTGCAACTTTGCCTTTCGTTTTAGCGGACGGCAACTTCCACCTCCTGGCCCTCAAACTTGGGCAGCTCAGAAGCCACCTTCTCCCAGTTCTTTGAGCCGTCAACAAGAGCTTTGATAGCATCCAAGATTTTGGATTCTTCAGCTCGGACCTGAGCTGTGGAGTCGCGGTCTCTCAGTGTAATGGTATCGTCCTGGAGGGTCTGGAAGTCGACAGTGATGCCGAGGGGAGTACCAAGCTCGTCATTTCGGCTATATCGCTTACCAATACTGGCTGACGAGTCATCGATGCGACTAGAGATACCGGCAAGTCGGAGTTGTTGAGAGAGCTTCTTGATAATGGGGCGGAACTGGACGTTGTTCGATAGAGGAACGATAAGGACTTTAGTAGGAGCCACTGTGGGAGGGAATGAAAGGACCTATTGTTCAGCTCAGTTAGCATCTCGTAATGATATGTGATTCGTAGTATAGTTGGGGTTTGGGGCAACGCACGCCACGGGCTTCATCTCCACCGTCACTGCCACGAGTCCAGAAGTTGTGCTCAATCAGAGAGTACAGAATACGACCGATACCGAATGAAGGCTCAATGACGTTGGGGGTGAATTCTCTCGTATTCTCGATTCTCTTTCGGAACTCAATCTTGAGAGTATCACTGCCGACCTCAACCttgccatcgccaacaccGGCAACGTCCAAAGAAATCTTGCCCGAGTCtttgagctgcttggcgAGCTTCTCCCGCTCCTCTTGCGAAGTGGCCAGCAGAGCCGTCTCCACTGTCTTGGCATCCTTCTTGAACAAAGGACcaaacttcttcttctcaataTCTACTTGCCATTCCTCGATGACAAGGGGCTCTTCCAGACGCTCACGAACCACAAGAGGCGCACCAGTCTTCTTGGCATGGACCGAGAGGTCGTAGGCGCTGCGATCAGCACAACCAACGCACTCGACCCAACCAGAGCTAGTGAGCAACTCGGCGTCCCAGCAGTCGCAGGCATAATGAGCCATTTCGTTGGCCATGTGCTGACGGAAGCGCATTTTTGACAGGTCGACAccaatcttgtccagaaAGAGGTGGATTCTGGCAAGGAAGTAGCCGAGAGTCTCATTGTCCACGAGGCCAGACTTGACTGCCTCGCCGACGGTTACTCTCTTGGTATCCGTCTTACCGGAAAGTTGGGTATCGCGATCCAAGAGGAGGAGTACAACGTCTTCAACTTCGTGGAATCGGTGATGCTTCTTGCCACCGTGCGGGTCAACAAAGTGTTCAATCTCGGCCATCAAGAATTCTCGGACTCGGAGCAGACCAGCGCGGGGCGAGATCTCATTTCTGTACGACTTGCCAATGGAGGCAGAGGCAAAGGGCATCTGGCTCTGGTTGAATTCAAGGAGCTTCGCAAAGTTGAGAAACTGGCCCTGAGCAGTTTCGGGGCGCAGGTAGCCGGGAAGGTTGCTGCTTGGGCCGATTGAAGTCTGGAACATGAGGTTGAACGAAACGGGGTCCGACGGCAAGACACCGGTGGCCGGGTTCTTGAGGTCGTATTTCTTGATGAGCTCACCAAGTTGAGGGCCGTCGTAGTTGTCGATTCTGGCCAGAACCTCTTCGTATTCCTGGACAACAGCATCGTCCAGCTTTACGGCCTCggacttggccttcttcttctttttcttgggaTCGTCCTTCTCTTCCACCTTTTGACCACGGGCCTCCTTGTCGCCGTTTAGTCTCGCCTCGAGAATCGCCTCGACGAAGTGGTCGGCTCGCATGATTTCGCCGTTCTTGGGGTCCTTGCACATCCAGTCGGCAAACTTGTCGACGTGGCCACTGGTCTTGAGAACGTCGTGGGGCGTCAGGACAGTACAGTCGACCTCGAGCATATCCTCCTCAAGGATGAAGTGCTTGCGCCACAGATCGACAATGTTGGCCTGTAGGGAGCAACCCGGAGGACCATAGTCATACAgaccaccaacaccaccataGATTTCGAAAGAGGGCGTGTAGAACATGCGCCGCCTCAGCATGGCATCGAGGACGGGCTTGTCAAGGGGTTGACCCTTGAGGGTCGTTGCCGTTGTAGTCATTGCGGTTTGCTGCTTTTTTTGCGACTTGGGCACCTGGTAAGCCTGGCGGGCTCGAAAAACGGAAAAGTGGCGCGGGCAGGTCGCTGGGCACCGACGAAATATGCTGCTGGCGACAAAGGAAGATTGAtatgaagaggaagaacGTGGTAAAATTCGAATTGGCTTCATCCACTGCGTATATCAAGGCGTTCAAGGAACGAAGTGCGTGAGTCACAACAAACTCTGGCGCACTTGATCCCTCGATGAACTGGATGGTGGGGTTAGAAGCGTCTCGAAGACGGCTCTGTGTGTGACTCCCGATTAAGGCAAGGCCTAACGAAATGGATCCAGGGGAAGGCCGCAATACCCTAACACATCAGATGTGGGAACTTGGGCAGCCAGAGGGGCGAATGGGAGCGCCTGAGGGTGGGTGTTCCGAT
The DNA window shown above is from Metarhizium brunneum chromosome 1, complete sequence and carries:
- the GRS1 gene encoding Glycine--tRNA ligase 1 — its product is MTTTATTLKGQPLDKPVLDAMLRRRMFYTPSFEIYGGVGGLYDYGPPGCSLQANIVDLWRKHFILEEDMLEVDCTVLTPHDVLKTSGHVDKFADWMCKDPKNGEIMRADHFVEAILEARLNGDKEARGQKVEEKDDPKKKKKKAKSEAVKLDDAVVQEYEEVLARIDNYDGPQLGELIKKYDLKNPATGVLPSDPVSFNLMFQTSIGPSSNLPGYLRPETAQGQFLNFAKLLEFNQSQMPFASASIGKSYRNEISPRAGLLRVREFLMAEIEHFVDPHGGKKHHRFHEVEDVVLLLLDRDTQLSGKTDTKRVTVGEAVKSGLVDNETLGYFLARIHLFLDKIGVDLSKMRFRQHMANEMAHYACDCWDAELLTSSGWVECVGCADRSAYDLSVHAKKTGAPLVVRERLEEPLVIEEWQVDIEKKKFGPLFKKDAKTVETALLATSQEEREKLAKQLKDSGKISLDVAGVGDGKVEVGSDTLKIEFRKRIENTREFTPNVIEPSFGIGRILYSLIEHNFWTRGSDGGDEARGVLSFPPTVAPTKVLIVPLSNNVQFRPIIKKLSQQLRLAGISSRIDDSSASIGKRYSRNDELGTPLGITVDFQTLQDDTITLRDRDSTAQVRAEESKILDAIKALVDGSKNWEKVASELPKFEGQEVEVAVR